A single window of Tissierellales bacterium DNA harbors:
- a CDS encoding DegV family protein yields MGVKILTDSACDLTDEIIEEYDIDVLAIPVNEGEKEYLDKVTINPKKMYDDMRNGKVYKTAQIPLYTFQEKFAQIAKNKKSTVYIAFSSGLSGTYQTAVLAKNSLIEEYPNLESDLNIVDSRSASVGFGLLVYKAAQMAKEGRNKEEILKVLDFYVDHIEHIFTVDNLEYLFRGGRVSRAQAVVGGLLHIKPILDIPEDGTLRPIEKVRGRKKVLKRMIDIMEERGGNADLKNQTIGINHGDDIEGAMELKEMIEEKYGCTDFVVNIIGCAIGAHSGPGTLSVFFLNEKPDID; encoded by the coding sequence ATGGGAGTAAAAATATTAACAGACAGTGCATGCGATTTAACTGATGAAATTATTGAAGAATACGATATAGACGTACTAGCAATTCCGGTAAATGAAGGAGAAAAAGAATACTTAGATAAGGTTACAATTAACCCTAAAAAGATGTATGATGATATGAGAAATGGGAAAGTTTATAAAACAGCACAAATTCCACTATACACTTTCCAAGAAAAGTTTGCGCAAATTGCAAAAAACAAAAAAAGTACAGTTTATATTGCATTCTCTTCAGGATTATCAGGGACTTACCAAACTGCAGTTTTAGCAAAGAATTCTCTAATAGAAGAATATCCGAATTTAGAATCAGATTTAAATATAGTAGATTCTAGGTCTGCTTCTGTAGGTTTTGGGTTATTAGTTTATAAAGCTGCACAAATGGCTAAGGAAGGTAGAAATAAAGAAGAAATACTTAAAGTTCTTGATTTTTATGTTGATCATATTGAACATATATTTACAGTAGATAACCTTGAGTATTTATTTAGAGGTGGTAGAGTTAGTAGGGCACAAGCTGTTGTGGGAGGACTTTTACATATTAAGCCAATACTAGATATACCTGAAGATGGAACCTTAAGACCAATTGAAAAAGTTAGGGGCAGAAAAAAAGTACTTAAAAGAATGATTGACATAATGGAAGAAAGAGGTGGGAATGCTGACCTTAAAAACCAAACTATTGGTATAAATCACGGTGACGATATTGAAGGAGCTATGGAACTAAAAGAAATGATTGAAGAAAAATATGGTTGTACTGATTTTGTTGTAAATATTATAGGTTGTGCCATTGGTGCCCATTCGGGTCCAGGAACATTATCCGTATTCTTTTTAAATGAAAAACCAGACATTGACTAA